Below is a window of Pseudomonadota bacterium DNA.
GAAATAAAAAAAGCATTATTTTTCTAGTCATGAATTTCCGCTCGCCGCCGTGTGCGGTCGGGGCTTTCGGCGGATCGAAAACGCCGGTCCTGATCTTGGTTTTGGGTGCAGGTAATCGGTAAACCGGATCAATCTGTGGCCGTCTTGATTGAATCTCGCCATAATCAGTTTCAGGTATAGGTAAAACTATAGAAAATGTCAAGTAGGAACCGCTTGCCGCCGGGTTTAAAAAGGGTCTTGATAAACTCGTAACCCGGCTTGAAAATCGCAAAAAAAACAGGAGGGCACAGTAAAATTATCAACTTTGCAGAGAAGACCGGGAGGGAAAATACGACCACCACGATTACAGCCGTTTATAAGGTCGATATCGAAAGTCGGCTCCCACGGCCGCTTTTTCTGGTCCCGGTGGTTGCGGGTTTTCCCTCTCCGGCCGATGACTATATTGAAAACCAGCTCGATCTGAACCGTCATCTGATCAAGCATCCGGCGGCAACCTTCTTTGTCCGCGTCAAGGGGGATTCGATGATCAACGCCGGAATTCATTCCGGCGACATTCTGATTGTCGATCGTTCCCTGGAGGCCGCCGACAAAAAGGTGGTTATCGCGATAATCGATGGCGAGCTGACGGTGAAACGGATTCGCGTCAAAGGGCGCGAGATTCACCTGCTGCCGGAAAATCCTGATTATGCGCCCACCCTGATCCAGGGGGAAATGAACTTTGCCGTCTGGGGCGTGGTTACCACCGTGATCCATGCCCTCTGAAAACGGCCGGATTGAAAAGCGCATGCCTGTTTTTGCCCTGGTGGACTGCAATAATTTCTATGTTTCCTGCGAGCGGGTATTTAATCCCGGACTCACAGGTAAACCGGTTATTGTCCTGTCCAACAACGACGGTTGCGCCGTCGCCCGGTCAAATGAAGCCAAGGCCCTTGGCATAAGGATGGGGCAGCCGGCTTTTCAGCTGAAGAAGCTTATGGCAAAGCATCAGGTCGCGGTCTATTCCTCCAATTACGCCCTGTATGGTGATATGTCGCAAAGGGTCATGCGAACGCTTATGCAATTTACCCCGAGAATGGAGATTTATTCGATTGATGAAGCCTTTCTCGATCTTACCGCTTTCAATCGGGTTGATCTTGCCGAATACGGCCGGAAGATAAAACAGACGGTCGAACAGTGGACCGGGATTCCGATTTCAGTCGGGATCGCCGGAACCAAAACCCTGGCCAAGATTGCTAACCGCCTGGCCAAAAAATCAACCAAGGCCGACGGCGTACTGGATTTGAGCGCGGCGAAATATCAGGCTCAGGCTTTGGCCGCGGTCGCGGTTGGCGATGTCTGGGGCATCGGGGCTAAATCCGCCGCATTCCTGCTGGCAAACGGGATCGGCAACGCCCTGCAGTTAAGGGACGCCGACCGGGTGCTGATCGGGAAAAAAATGGGGATAACGGGTTTGAAACTGCTCGATGAATTGAACGGCGTTTCCCGCTACCCTCTGGAACAGTCACCGCCGCGGAAACGGTCGCTCGGTGTCTCCAGGACCTTCAGGCGGGAAATCTTCTCGCTCGCTGAATTATCCGAGGCGGTATCGGCTTATATCTCCGCCGGAGCAGAAAAACTGCGGGCCGAAAAAGCGGTGGCCGGGGTCTTGATGGTGTATCTCATGACCAACCGTTTTAAGGATTACTCCCCTTACCACAGCACAACCATCAATTTGCCGGTACCTAGCAACTACACCGCGGAGTTGATCGCTTATGCCAAAAAGGGATTGCGGGAGATTTACCGGCAGGGGCAAGGCTATAAAAAAGCCGGCATTCTGTTGTCTGACCTGCGCCCGGAAACCGGGGTTCAGGCCGCTTTCTTCGATGAAATTGACCGGGATAAAGCCGGCGGATTGATGCGGGTGCTTGATCTGATCAACGGGACTATGGGGTCAGGCACCATTCGGTACGGGGCGGTCGGGTTGAGTCGGGACCAGAGTTGGAAGACGGTTTTTAATTTACGGTCGAGGGCCTATACCACCAAGTGGGGTGAGTTGCCGGAGGTGGAGTGACAAGGTTTTCAAAAA
It encodes the following:
- the umuD gene encoding translesion error-prone DNA polymerase V autoproteolytic subunit, yielding MTAVYKVDIESRLPRPLFLVPVVAGFPSPADDYIENQLDLNRHLIKHPAATFFVRVKGDSMINAGIHSGDILIVDRSLEAADKKVVIAIIDGELTVKRIRVKGREIHLLPENPDYAPTLIQGEMNFAVWGVVTTVIHAL
- a CDS encoding Y-family DNA polymerase, whose amino-acid sequence is MPVFALVDCNNFYVSCERVFNPGLTGKPVIVLSNNDGCAVARSNEAKALGIRMGQPAFQLKKLMAKHQVAVYSSNYALYGDMSQRVMRTLMQFTPRMEIYSIDEAFLDLTAFNRVDLAEYGRKIKQTVEQWTGIPISVGIAGTKTLAKIANRLAKKSTKADGVLDLSAAKYQAQALAAVAVGDVWGIGAKSAAFLLANGIGNALQLRDADRVLIGKKMGITGLKLLDELNGVSRYPLEQSPPRKRSLGVSRTFRREIFSLAELSEAVSAYISAGAEKLRAEKAVAGVLMVYLMTNRFKDYSPYHSTTINLPVPSNYTAELIAYAKKGLREIYRQGQGYKKAGILLSDLRPETGVQAAFFDEIDRDKAGGLMRVLDLINGTMGSGTIRYGAVGLSRDQSWKTVFNLRSRAYTTKWGELPEVE